CCCTCGGTGGGGGAAGTGGCCGCGGAGTTGGGGATTTCCCGGGAGGATGTGGTCACCGCCATGGAAGCGGCCCAGGCGCCTACCTCCATCTACGAAACTCTCCACCAGGATGATGGCGATCCCATATACCTTCTGGATCAGCTCCGGGATGGAGATGAAGGGGAGATGCCCTGGCTTGACCACATTGCGGTGAAGGAATTGCTCATGTCCCTGCCAGAACGGGATAGAAAAATCCTCATCTGGCGGTTTTTTGAAGACAAAACCCAGGCAGATGTGGCCAGACGGCTGGGTTTGTCCCAGGTACAGGTGTCCCGCCTGGAACGCCAGGTTTTAAAAAAGCTCAAGGAAATGTTGCAACCCGGGGAGAATGGTTAACCCCCGGGTTTTTTCACTGTTTCTTGCCCGCATAAAACTCTCTTTCATTGTAGATAATAGCCTTAGTTGTTAAAAAAGTTTATCAAAGGGGGGTGACTTTATGCATATCAGGGTTTCGGAATTAGTAGGTGAGTCGCCCAACGGATGGAAAGCTGCAGTCCAGGCGGCCGTGGACGAAGCCTCCAAGACCATCAGCGATATTGTAGGCGTGGAAGTGGTCAACCTGACCGCCAATGTGCAAAACGGTCGGGTTGTCGAGTACAAGGCCAATGTAAAGGTTGCCCACCGGGGTTAGCGGCAAAAAACAAGGAAATTCAGCCTTTTCCGTGTTGCCCGAAAGGGGTACCTTGCAAACTCAATCCAGAACAGTCCAATCTAAAACCCGGTAAAATCAAAGATTCCAGAACAGTTCGTTTGCAAACGGTTTGCAAACTCCCGCTGTGGGTAACGGGAACAAAAAGGTGCCGGAGAACCAAAGCCCGCCTGTTTTTCTACAGGTGGGTTTTGGTTTTTTGGCACAATTTATCGCTACCTGTCGAACTGCCCCAAATACAAAAGCCCGCCTACCATCATATGGAATTCCAGAATATTACAAGAACTGCATTGCTGGGTACCCTGCCTTACGGTTCGTTTTTTCAACCGCTGGTACGGTGGGTTGTACATTTCGGGTACCTGCCCGACCGTTTTTGGGTGGACTTTGCGGTTTGTTTGTATGGGGGTAGGTAATGTGGCGGGTGGCGCTGATTTCACAACCGGCAAAACAACAATCGCTTGCATGAAGCAATCTATTGTTTCCAGCCATGCCTTGGTGTAGGAGGATACTACTACGGTTGCCCTTTCCAATCGAATACACCATGTGGTATGAAGGCAGGAGCTCGCAATACTATTCCCCCGATTTGGACTTTGGAGCCGGAGCGTGCCGGCCTGTCAACACCGGTCTTGATCATTATTGCCGGGCCTGGCAGGCGAACAATATAAAGAACAACGTTTTTCGTGGGTGCCCGCCTTTTTTATTAATGGACGAAAACGGAGCAGCCCGCTCCCCTCTTCCGGGGGCAGGCCGCTGATGTGCAAACGACCAAAATTGTGCCGGAACGATGATCTACTGGGTTTGTCCGTAAGGAGCAGGCGGGCCAAAGTGTTCGAAACCTCCGTCCTGCGGCGCGTTTTGCAGCCGCTGGATCAATTTATCGGCTTTATCCTTAGGAATCTTGCCGTCCTTCACCGCCTGCTGGATGGCCTGGATTTTGGCATCAAGGAGTTTCTGGTGCAGTTGATCCATAGTAAGCCCTTTTTCCTGGGCGATGTCGGAAATCTTCTTACCCTGCTGCAGTTCGGTTTTAAGTTCGTCGGCGCTCATACCCAGGATTTGGGCCAGCACATCCATCTGCTTGCCCATGAATTTCCCGGCTCCGGCTTTCGTGCCATCTTTAGAGCCGTGGAACAGTCCCATTGGGAAAAACCTACCCTGTTCTATCCTGTCCTTGATTTTTTGTGCCTGGTCGGAAGTCAGCTTGCCCTGCTGAACGGCTTCATCAACCATTTGCAGTTCGGTTTGCTTGATGGCATTCATCAGTTTGCCTTGTTCTACGCCCAGGTTGGCCGCCAATTTTTCCAGGAAGACCTGGAATGGTGCGGGCACCCCGGACTGGTTTCCCGCGGGTGCGTTTTGTGCCAGGGCGACACCCGAAAGAAGCGCAACCGCAGCAAAGGCAATAGCGATAATCACGGCAACTTTTCTTTTCACCGCAAACTCCCTCCTCTGTAAATTTCGCACTCTTTTTCCCCCGTTGAAAGTGCAGATACTTTCCGCCTCCTAGGTGACCTGGCGCAGGGTGGCTCCGGCTGGAGGCTTTCTCTATCACCTCCTCGAAACGGCTTTTTTTCGGCGGCAGGCGTCCTCGGTACTTATTTAAACAGGTGATTGTTGCGGGTCAATTAAAAGTTCGTTAAAGATTCATTGCGGAGTTTTGCAAAAAAATGAAAAGGTTTGTGAAACTGTAAAAAGAAAGGGGGCTTGCACGTGCATCTCATCCTCAACCGCCCGGGTTTGTTCGGGTGGCTGTCCGAGATGCTCCAGATGCTTAACACTCGACAATATTTGACAATGTTCCTCTTGCAGTGGCAATACAAGAATCGGTAGTGCTATCCTATTCAGTACCATTTTTTAGGGACGCCCGACCTTTTTCTTTTGAGAATTGTTGTCTAAAGAGAGGTGGCCTCGTAACCATGCCATCGCCACGGCGGTATACACCGAAGCGGTGGGCCGGGTGCTGGGCCTGCAGGAGAAAGAGCTGGAATGGCTCACCCGGGGGGCTTTCTTCCATGACTGCGGGAAGATAAGCTGGCCCTTGGCGCTGGTGGACAAGACAGGTCAACCGGATCGGCGAAGAAGTTGCGGAGATTGCAGAACAGACCAACCTCCTGGCACTAAACGCTGCTATAGAAGCCGCCCGGGCTGGCGAGCACGGGCGTGGTTTTGCCGTAGTAGCTGAAGAAGTAAGGAAGCTGGCGGGGAAAACGAAGGATGCGGTAGGGACTGTGAAAGAATTGGCTGCAGAAGTGGACCAGTTGTCAGAATCGGCCGACCGCCGCAGCAAAGAGGTAACGGAGTCCTTTGAGATTTATTCCGGGCAGGTTACCTCTGTAGTACAAAGCATAGATGAAAGCATGAAGCAGGTGGAACTTGCATCCAGCGCCCTCAACGAAATAACCCGGGTCATGAATCAGGTAGCCACTACGGCAACAGATCTTGCCCAGTCGTCACATCGGCTTGCCCAAATAACAGCTTTCGGTGACTCCTGTGTAGCTAATGCCACCCACATCCGTGAAGCCACCCTGCCGGTTCTGGAAGAACTCCTGGTCGAGATAGGATACGCCGGTTCATACCCTGGCAGCCAGGCTTTTCGACCATGCCCGGTTCATTGATACTGTAGTGGCGAAAGTTGGAACAGGCGAAAAATTATCCGACCATACCGGATGCGCCTTCGGACGCTGGTATGTAGGTGAGGGCGGCAGGCAGTTCGGCCACTTGCCTTCCTGGCGGGCTATAGACGAGCCTCACCGCTTGGTTCATGTTGTCGGTGCTACTCTGGTGAGAGAGGCCCGGGCAGAAACAGCCGAAGAATTGGCCCAGGCATCCCTGGAACTGCTA
This portion of the Desulfofundulus luciae genome encodes:
- a CDS encoding dodecin family protein translates to MHIRVSELVGESPNGWKAAVQAAVDEASKTISDIVGVEVVNLTANVQNGRVVEYKANVKVAHRG
- a CDS encoding CZB domain-containing protein: MAKVGTGEKLSDHTGCAFGRWYVGEGGRQFGHLPSWRAIDEPHRLVHVVGATLVREARAETAEELAQASLELLRCFVALKKEIAKITKG